The Humulus lupulus chromosome 3, drHumLupu1.1, whole genome shotgun sequence genome window below encodes:
- the LOC133823316 gene encoding transcription factor HBP-1b(c38)-like isoform X1 — MGSRTVKIGAHDGNKVVNEMPSYVPPVSSSNPIGTEGSTIRSSRISDFGTLEQSLGFRLEDAVDISRNPVFNQLKSGSSALGNDVQLDVISKSLALSDANLSSAILGSQALSLPKDSQTKLASVSGSHRENWGESSMAEGSPRTDTSTDDTDDKNQRHERNQLTAVGASDSSDKSKEKAGDQKTLRRLAQNREAARKSRLRKKAYVQQLESSRLKLTQLEQELQRARQQGIFISSSGDQSHSMSGNGALAFDVEYARWLEEHNRQINELRAAVNSHAGDGELRTIIENVTAHFDDIFRLKGIAAKADVFHILSGMWKTPAERCFMWIGGFRSSELLKLLVSQLEPLTEQQLMGICNLQQSSQQAEDALSQGMEALQQSLAETLANGSPGPSGASGNVANYMGQMAMAMGKLGTLEGFLRQADNLRQQTLQQMHRILTTRQSARALLAINDYFSRLRALSSLWLARPRE, encoded by the exons ATGGGTAGTAGAACGGTGAAAATAGGTGCCCATGATGGTAACAAGGTTGTGAACGAGATGCCGAGCTACGTTCCTCCAGTATCGTCTTCTAATCCAAT TGGCACCGAAGGTAGCACTATCCGTTCTTCTCGAATTTCAGATTTTGGAACACTTGAGCAATCTCTTGGATTTCGCTTAGAGGATGCTGTTGATATCAGCAGAA ATCCTGTATTCAATCAACTTAAGTCGGGCAGCTCAGCGCTGGGTAATGATGTTCAGCTTGATGTTAtaagcaag TCTCTTGCATTGTCAGATGCAAATCTGTCTTCTGCTATTTTGGGGTCTCAAGCATTGTCATTACCTAAAGATTCACAAACAAAACTAGCATCCGTATCTGGAAGTCATCGTGAAAATTGGGGTGAGTCTAGTATGGCAGAGGGAAGCCCTAGAACTGACACATCAACAGATGACACTGACGATAAGAATCAAAGG CATGAAAGGAATCAATTGACTGCTGTCGGAGCTTCTGATTCCAGTgacaaatcaaaagaaaaagcaGGGGATCAAAAG ACATTACGCAGGCTTGCCCAAAATCGTGAAGCTGCAAGGAAAAGCCGATTACGGAAAAAG GCATATGTACAACAGTTGGAAAGCAGCCGGCTAAAGCTAACCCAGCTAGAACAAGAACTCCAGCGTGCCCGCCAACAG GGTATATTTATTTCAAGCTCAGGAGACCAATCACATTCCATGAGTGGAAATG GTGCCTTGGCATTTGATGTTGAATATGCTCGTTGGCTGGAGGAACACAATAGGCAGATAAATGAATTGAGGGCTGCAGTTAATTCACATGCTGGAGATGGCGAACTTCGTACCATTATTGAAAATGTCACTGCACATTTTGATGACATATTTAGGTTGAAAGGCATTGCAGCAAAAGCTGATGTCTTCCACATTCTTTCAGGAATGTGGAAGACACCAGCAGAACGGTGTTTCATGTGGATTGGTGGCTTCCGCTCATCTGAGCTCCTAAAG CTTCTTGTGAGTCAATTGGAGCCCTTAACTGAGCAGCAGTTGATGGGAATCTGCAACTTGCAGCAATCATCCCAGCAAGCTGAAGATGCTCTGTCACAGGGAATGGAGGCATTGCAGCAGTCTTTGGCTGAAACATTGGCCAATGGCTCACCTGGACCGTCAGGAGCATCAGGGAATGTGGCAAACTACATGGGTCAAATGGCTATGGCCATGGGAAAGCTAGGAACTCTAGAGGGGTTCCTTCGCCAG GCTGATAATCTGCGCCAACAAACACTACAACAAATGCATCGCATATTGACGACCCGACAATCAGCTCGTGCGCTACTTGCAATAAATGATTATTTCTCTCGTCTTCGAGCTCTTAGTTCGCTTTGGCTTGCTAGGCCGCGTGAGTGa
- the LOC133823316 gene encoding transcription factor HBP-1b(c38)-like isoform X2 has protein sequence MAEGSPRTDTSTDDTDDKNQRHERNQLTAVGASDSSDKSKEKAGDQKTLRRLAQNREAARKSRLRKKAYVQQLESSRLKLTQLEQELQRARQQGIFISSSGDQSHSMSGNGALAFDVEYARWLEEHNRQINELRAAVNSHAGDGELRTIIENVTAHFDDIFRLKGIAAKADVFHILSGMWKTPAERCFMWIGGFRSSELLKLLVSQLEPLTEQQLMGICNLQQSSQQAEDALSQGMEALQQSLAETLANGSPGPSGASGNVANYMGQMAMAMGKLGTLEGFLRQADNLRQQTLQQMHRILTTRQSARALLAINDYFSRLRALSSLWLARPRE, from the exons ATGGCAGAGGGAAGCCCTAGAACTGACACATCAACAGATGACACTGACGATAAGAATCAAAGG CATGAAAGGAATCAATTGACTGCTGTCGGAGCTTCTGATTCCAGTgacaaatcaaaagaaaaagcaGGGGATCAAAAG ACATTACGCAGGCTTGCCCAAAATCGTGAAGCTGCAAGGAAAAGCCGATTACGGAAAAAG GCATATGTACAACAGTTGGAAAGCAGCCGGCTAAAGCTAACCCAGCTAGAACAAGAACTCCAGCGTGCCCGCCAACAG GGTATATTTATTTCAAGCTCAGGAGACCAATCACATTCCATGAGTGGAAATG GTGCCTTGGCATTTGATGTTGAATATGCTCGTTGGCTGGAGGAACACAATAGGCAGATAAATGAATTGAGGGCTGCAGTTAATTCACATGCTGGAGATGGCGAACTTCGTACCATTATTGAAAATGTCACTGCACATTTTGATGACATATTTAGGTTGAAAGGCATTGCAGCAAAAGCTGATGTCTTCCACATTCTTTCAGGAATGTGGAAGACACCAGCAGAACGGTGTTTCATGTGGATTGGTGGCTTCCGCTCATCTGAGCTCCTAAAG CTTCTTGTGAGTCAATTGGAGCCCTTAACTGAGCAGCAGTTGATGGGAATCTGCAACTTGCAGCAATCATCCCAGCAAGCTGAAGATGCTCTGTCACAGGGAATGGAGGCATTGCAGCAGTCTTTGGCTGAAACATTGGCCAATGGCTCACCTGGACCGTCAGGAGCATCAGGGAATGTGGCAAACTACATGGGTCAAATGGCTATGGCCATGGGAAAGCTAGGAACTCTAGAGGGGTTCCTTCGCCAG GCTGATAATCTGCGCCAACAAACACTACAACAAATGCATCGCATATTGACGACCCGACAATCAGCTCGTGCGCTACTTGCAATAAATGATTATTTCTCTCGTCTTCGAGCTCTTAGTTCGCTTTGGCTTGCTAGGCCGCGTGAGTGa